A part of Gadus morhua chromosome 17, gadMor3.0, whole genome shotgun sequence genomic DNA contains:
- the LOC115529099 gene encoding uncharacterized protein LOC115529099 isoform X2, which translates to MDYILQCALLYTTAGGQRRLRVHNLSLNCSPQLTELFKSCETDSLINFFSKTDVVPPGEGRVRAAVQGLCGSVPCGPLPVPQPVPGHRHQGDVPAHRGRRLQVQQLPGGDRRGNTS; encoded by the exons ATGGACTACATATTACAG TGTGCCTTGCTCTACACCACCGCCGGGGGCCAGAGGCGTCTGCGCGTCCACAACCTCAGTCTGAACTGCAGCCCCCAGCTGACGGAGCTGTTCAAGAGCTGCGAGACGGACTCGCTCATCAACTTCTTCTCCAAAACAG ACGTTGTTCCACCCGGTGAAGGGCGTGTACGAGCAGCTGTCCAAGGACTGTGTGGCTCAGTGCCTTGTGGACCTCTTCCTGTTCCCCAGCCAGTACCTGGACATCGCCACCAGGGGGATGTGCCCGCACACCGGGGGCGCCGTCTACAAGTACAGCAACTtccag GTGGAGACCGACGGGGGAACACTTCTTGA
- the LOC115529099 gene encoding protein transport protein Sec24C isoform X3: MCLPPNQTLFHPVKGVYEQLSKDCVAQCLVDLFLFPSQYLDIATRGMCPHTGGAVYKYSNFQVETDGGTLLEGPEEGCGEAHRV, from the exons ATGTGTCTGCCGCCCAATCAGACGTTGTTCCACCCGGTGAAGGGCGTGTACGAGCAGCTGTCCAAGGACTGTGTGGCTCAGTGCCTTGTGGACCTCTTCCTGTTCCCCAGCCAGTACCTGGACATCGCCACCAGGGGGATGTGCCCGCACACCGGGGGCGCCGTCTACAAGTACAGCAACTtccag GTGGAGACCGACGGGGGAACACTTCTTGAGGGACCTGAGGAAGGATGTGGAGAAGCCCATCGGGTTTGA
- the LOC115529099 gene encoding protein transport protein Sec24D isoform X1, which translates to MKVFPVYMNSLMKTAPLVGSTELSTDGRAHQRLVVMAMGVEDTQLLLYPRLIPLHNMELEGEAVPSPLRCSEDRLADGGERPRPLPVAGPGLPPPSSSRGSSTCPRSLTCSPTRLQNMCNSAPWGHTFRWDPGAPGHGAVRLRWLWTCGRAILA; encoded by the exons ATGAAGGTGTTCCCGGTGTACATGAACAGCCTGATGAAGACGGCCCCCCTGGTGGGCAGCACGGAGCTGTCCACGGACGGCCGCGCCCACCAGCGGCTGGTCGTCATGGCCATGGGCGTGGAGGACACCCAGCTGCTGCTGTACCCCCGCCTCATCCcactg CACAACATGGAGCTGGAGGGCGAGGCGGTGCCGTCGCCGCTGCGCTGCTCCGAGGACCGCCTGGCCGACGGCGGAGAACGGCCACGCCCTCTTCCTGTGGCTGGCCCAGGCCTGCCCCCCCCGAGCTCATCCAGGGGCTCTTCAACCTGCCCTCGCTCGCTCACCTGCAGCCCAACACG ATTGCAGAAcatgtgcaacagcgccccctggggtcacacttttcggtgggatCCCGGTGCACCGGGACACGGAGCTGTTCGCCTACGGTGGCTGTGGACCTGTG GGAGAGCAATCTTGGCGTGA
- the smim20 gene encoding small integral membrane protein 20 produces MSRNTRITLIFGGFVTAVAAAFYPIFFHPLTHTEDYRQVQKVNRDGINQADIQPVGVKVWSDPYKPTSK; encoded by the exons ATGTCGAGGAACACCAGGATCACGTTGATCTTTGGAGGGTTCGTCACGGCGGTGGCCGCTGCGTTTTACCCCATCTTCTTCCACCCGCTGACCCACACGGAAGACtaca GGCAGGTGCAGAAGGTGAACCGGGACGGGATTAACCAGGCTGACATCCAACCAGTCG GGGTCAAGGTCTGGTCCGACCCATACAAGCCCACCAGCAAGTGA